Sequence from the Mixophyes fleayi isolate aMixFle1 chromosome 4, aMixFle1.hap1, whole genome shotgun sequence genome:
GATTTGAGGGGACATGCCAATGATGATTGTCACTCCAATGCCATGCATACCAGTGGCAAGTGCGCATAGCATTGAAGGGTTAGAGGGGGTTGGGGGTGGCCCTGTGCTTTGGAACTTCATGGCACACCCACTGGGAAAAGTGGCATGCCCCAATGTGACGAGCGCACAATGTTACAATTCAAAATATCTTAGGGTgggaggcataggcaaaccggggagggggggggatttcctagtgcctggaaaccccctccaagcctggggcactgtataattgaggtagctggaccctgcccccgcttcacacggctctgcttgaaaagggagagctgcatgcacctagcagtagtccacgcagcattgaccatgtatattatagggataggaagagttggagagcagccaagcactgtctaagattatagccacgccccattcatgctggccacgcccactggtggcgtggtgtggaaacccccctctacaaattctgcgtttgacCCTGGGAGGTATGGTACTAACATGTGAGTGACTTAAAATATCCCCATATCCTACTTATTCCGATGATTACATGAGTTTCCGAAgagtgaataatataaatatcataCACATCAGGTGCCATGTAGTTTCTCCCATATGCCACTGCCCACAAGGGCATTGGTTAAAGGTGCCCACATTTAGTGCACTCTTCTATTTAGTCCCAAAAAAGAATATGATAAACTATGGAAAAATGTATAACTATTACAGAACATATTGGAATTCCTTTTTGTCTCAATATTTGGTCTCCTTTAAGGGGTTGTctcattattcttttttttttttaaacaaatttttattaACGTCAAGAATGCAAAACAATGGAAATCGAATACAGATGTAGATAAAATGAAGTGCACAATAAAAAGAGAGCTCCGTTCAACGGAGAGGACGGTACTCAGACTCCATGGAAATAAAAGAATGGAAAGACCGGAAGCTTTTTGTCAGTTAAGTAAAGTATCAGGGAGAGAGAAGGTTGAATGAAAATGAAAGGAAGAAGGGTGAGCCGAAGCTGTCTCACTATTCTTAAAAGCATGTTTTTCCCTCtggataatataatatatattgtcttATCtgggtctatcatcatcaacaaatGTCTAActtactttttctttttcacattaaattttattaaaattctCATAGTAAAGTAGGAAAGTGTCTGTACAGAACTCAGTACAAAGTGATACTGTTACATAAATGGATAAAGATACTGTGTGAACTGTTTCCACAGTATCTAAATCCTTGGAAGCTTTGGTGACGGTGGTTAAGAATGGCTGAGGGCTTGTTTATCATAGTGCAATGAATCTTATGCTTGATTTCTTAAATGTCTAATATTTGGGATTTTCCATACCTTAACGAAGGATTTTTTtgagactgaaaaaaaaaaggtaagtaaTGTGTGttcatatatattaatgtgaaaGTATCTTAAATCTAGTGTGAAGAGTTTGAAATAATATCATACCCTTAAAAGTGATACACTTGGTTCAATTTCACCATGGAACTAGAGAGGAGAAGCCAGATCCGGGGTAAAGATAGAGCTCTCTGCTAGTGTGGCTAATGGCCGGTGAGGAGACAGTAGTCCACTGAATATTTACAGCATCTCGGGCCCAAAAGGAATGTTTTATTACTAGGTTTAATGTCTGTGGATACACTGTCTTGTATTCCTCCAAATGAAGATGCTATCTTATTTCAAAAGCTATAATGTATGCCAAAAGAAGGTTATTGGAAGCACTCTGAAACTACATAAAAACTTAATTTCAATGAATTTATTCAGAAAGCCCACACTATGAAACATTCACTCCATCCCTCCAAGGTATTACAAAGTTTTGTGAAGAGGAAAGTGTAATTACATAGCTAAAGggaagcaaaatattttttcatcagTATACACTTAGCAAAGATGATGAGATGATACCTGTAAATACAAGgcagacaatatgtttggtatTGAAGcataaatataatgaaaactTAATTGTAGATCCGCTGgtaacaaaaaaaatggaaaaaataaataaagcaaatgtAATAATAAGGAATCTCTGTCTTCTAGTAATTTTCCccctatgtaattttttttttttttttttattcagtctcCTTCTCTTTCTGACTCTCTTCCTCTCTGTGTCTTTTTCTTGTTCTTTATGTCTCTCTATCTCATTTCTTCTCCATATTTGATCTGCTTAGTTTTCCCATTCTTGCTGCATTCCTTCTACCCAGGCTGGTAACATGAACAGTTCACCTGTCACTCAAAATCCCTTTCATTGCTGGAAAGTAGATTCTACTTTCACTGCAGCGAAAGACATTTCTGAGCAACACAAGTGCAGAAACCAGCGCTAGTAACAACGCAACACACTCCAGCGCATACTGCTAATAGTTTATGCATCTGGCAGATGAACACTCTCATGCTTATAATGACACATACGATTCATCTGGAGGAGAGTCTGTGttttgcactattattattagcgCTAACactttcaatatatttttcttgACAGCAGCTGTCAGACTGATACAATATCAATTGTGCTTAAACAGACATTTCAGTGTTTATTCTGCACAATGTTTAGCTGTGGCACTTTAACaaatacttatttagtacatacacTACATAAGCTGACCTGCAGAAATGTACTTTGTTCTGCTATCATCACCTTTAATAATGGTTAAATGAATTGCTTAGAAACCAAGGAACATTATAATATAGAACAAGATTACACAATTTTGATAGTTGATAGAAATCCTATCTCCTGGCTAAGTGTCACTGCTTAGAATCGATTTTAGCTTTGGGATCTCATCACGGACATGTTAAATGTTGTTCTGGCTTCTGGGACAATACAAAAGGGTGGTGACAAGGAAGGAATAAAAAGTAGTAATATAAAAAACTGATGAACAAAAATAAAGATCATAAGTAATATAAGCATGAATGGCTTTAACGCTGTAATGAATGCTATTCAAATGTTGGGTTTGCCTTGTATTATCTGTCTAGAACCATGATAATTTAGTGATTAATTTTAGAGAAATATACTTAAAACACAAGTTACAATATAAGTACTATATGTAGTGATATAGCATATTTAATTGTACTTTAACTATTATATACTTCCCTGGAGAGTGCATATTTTATGagttataaatacatatatttaatgcTGGTATATAATTGAAGACCAGTTTTTCATCTCTCTCATGTAGCTTTGTTCTTTGTACGATATTTCAGAGGCATTACATGCAAATGAGATGGCGAGAgtattctaaggggcatattcaattgtcggcggaaacgtcgaaaatctcgcgctctgcgcactattactgttattacggtaatggtgcgcagaAAAAactttattacggtaattttctcgctggattgcagctcgcagctccctgagccgcgagctgaaatccagctaactactacggTAACAACGATAGTAGTTTTAATGCCGCGGAAAtccgcgacaattgaatatgcccctaatagttTCAAAAATGCCTTTTGGCACTGTAATGGCAAATTGCAATTACTAAAAGTTTCATTCAATAAACACATTATCTGAAAAATGACATTTATGACAAGCCTTAcctttgattttatttaaaaaaaaatcttcaagagAAAGTACGAATGATAATATTAGGTACCTAGACTGCTGTAAATTTACGTGTGTTATTTGTAAGGATGGTTcttgtattaaaatgtaattttgtatttCAGAGCATGTGCTGTAGCCACAGAAAAGTTGACCTGTAGAAGAACACATTTTGCTACTGACAGTGGTTTATTCACTAGTGACTATTCCCTTTCACCATTGCAATAAAAGGAATTATGTCAGCtgctcaatctgtgctctgtgctcgAAGATATGTATTAGAATCACAGTCAACATTCAACAAATTAATATTTGCTACGCTACAGTTGGTATTTGTGCTGCAAGCAAGGAAGAACTATTTAAGTAGTTTATTGAAAAATTCAAGTACAATTTAAATAACAGACTTTCATACCTATAAAGAAAGCAATATGGTAAAGAATCCACAATAGGTCATAtttaacataataagtattttgcATTAAAAGAAATCAAATAAGAATACCAAAGTGTTCTTGGCCCACAGGTATACTGCTTAACTATTGAGACATTTTTTATGCTGGTAAAACAAATTACATCAGCATAGTTTAtatgagaaaaacaaaaacattacaagGATTTGTCTGGAAATACCGAAGAAAATCAATCCAACAATGGATCTTGCTATTAAGCATTTTAAGAACGTTGTTAACTTGCGGCAGAGTTTCCAAATCCTTTTTAAGTGACCTATTGCAATGGGTCGCAAAGAAACCAGTTGTCTGCCAAACGTACCCTGCGATTCAATGGAACAACAAACAATGAAAGTGCGTCCTGTGCTACTGAAGCGAAAAAGTTTAGACTCTTCTGGTCTTGCAAAACAACCTAACCAACGTAGGAACAAATCCCAGCAAGTCCGGTTTAAGGAGGACAGCACAAATGCAATTCCAccacactctgcagaattggataTGAAGTGTTGTGTGAACACCCTGCTAGTCAACGGAAAGACTGAAAAGCCCCACAGCAGACCAATGTGTTTGCTTGCTTATCCCCATTCACAAAAAGGTCTTCAAAATATGGCTATTCAGACTTCCCCTAGTCTCAGGAAACACTTTCCAAtatttaaggcaaaaaaagaaacaGCAACTAAACCTATAGACATAATGTCTACGGAGTCTAGCTGTGAGCAGATTAATGGGGACCTCTCAGAAGAAGTCATTGCTACTGAAATTTCTCACCTCACACTAAGTGATCAGTTTGAAGAGGGATTAAAATGGGTCAGAAGACGCTGTCCTGTAAGACATACTGCACCTAAAGCACAAAGCAATGGACCTAAAAGTGAATGTTCAGGACTGGAATTTGTTGAGATGCTTGGAAGGATGACCGTCTCCACCCAAGTATCTGATAATGCTATTGAAAGTCCTCTGGAGGAAATTGAGGAGCcaaatataaatttacaaaaTGACCCCACCCCTGAGACTGCAAATGATAACATGATTGAGGTTTCTTTGGAATGTTCTGAAAAGTGCAAAGTTACCATCGAAAAACCTTCAGACATCTGCATGGATTTGACCAACGCATGTAGTGACTCAAAACAAGCAGAGATTACCTGTCCAGTAAAGCAAAGTAAGGAGTTTTTACGATTAAAGCCAAATGTTGATTGCAAAAGTATTATAACCCTAACACCATCTTGTAACAGAAATGTATCATACTGCTTTCACTCAGAACACCAACCGATTGACAAATTACAGCCACTTTCAGGATCTGCATCTCATCTTAATGACAGTCAGGTATcaaaatcatttataaataatgaAAGATTACCAACATCACAAATTGACATAAGTGGATTGCAGAAGAACCCAGCACGAAGCAGGAGTGGCACAGAGAGTAGTCCTTGTCTGCCAAAGAGTGGAATGCAACATGGTACTAATAATGAGAGCAAATCAAAAAACCCAGGACATAAGGCGCATGGTGAATTTGGTTCCCTACAAGGTAAACTACACTCCATAGAAGAATCCTTACAATCAAACCAAGAGAAGATTAAGATCCTTTTGAATGTAATACAGGACTTGGAAAAGGCCAGAGCATTCAGTGAAGGGTAAGGTACAGTTTCTAATCTAAAGGaacataattttttattaaaattatctaGACATTTGACATATAGTATGTATGTTAATAATATTTTAGGTTACCTTTAACAACCATATGTAAGTACTtaggaaataaaataatgtacaaaaatAATAAGGTAATTGTCACTAAATGTGATAGAAACTTATGTAAATTGTATGTAAATTGTGATTTTTAAATGTAGCCATTTGTTCacgattgtagctttcatttttACAATATTCATTTGTCATGAAAACACTAATTACGCTGAATTACATGAGTGAAGAGAAACATTTCAAGCAAGAGTACTGCAGAGGAAAAGACCATTTCACAATGGCTCATAGTTCAGGCAATACAGTATTTGAGGTCTGCTTTGCTTCATCATTCTGTTGAGTTattttgcactgtatttgtaaattcacaaatgATGAAAAGAGCTGGATTGCTGATGGTCCATTCATTCTCCTGTGTGGTATTGTGGCGTAGGACAGGGGACGCTTAAGATCAAATTCAGACAGTGAAAGTACAACTTGTTGGGGCCAAATGCAGACTGATGTGAATATTTAGTAGAACAGATTGGAAGGATTCCTGTTTTCCTGATAGTTGTCTAGAGACATGACCAGAGGAATTAACATCCATATGGCAGAGTAACAAATACCTACAAAGGGTGCTTTTCTTAAAACAAGAAActtttatcttacattttaacGACAAATAAAAGGGCTGACTAAATCATTTAAAAGCTACCTGTCAATAACTTTCTCTCTCTTGCTGTGAACATTATCATGGGAGCTGGTGATTTATTGCTGCTGTGATATTGGAGGAAAGACATTTACAGTGTAAGCAAGCAGCTGTATGAGATGACACAAAACGTATCAGTAGGATGCAGGAAAGCATGCTTAATGTTCAGTGCTTTATACAGCATAGTCCTGAAATAATGAACTACAGAAATGGGGAAACAAACACTAGACAACAACCAGAGGTAATGTGTATAATGTTACTGAGCCTATAAAAATGGCATTAGCATGTTTAGTTAAAATATTTCTACATACTGGTTTAGTTAAAACTCTGCTAAATTCTGTGTTGTCATGAATGTAAAATATACCAATCTGTTTTTTTAATCACAGGAAAAATAATCAATTTGTAGAATCTCAATGAATTCTAAACTCATGTCGTCTTTTCACCAGTGTTTGTGTTATTAGTAATTATCAATCCATATCACATTatgtcattttttgtttttgcattcgCTGTACAATATGTTATAACCTACATGATTACAATTTGGTTACACAATgctgtattgtatttattgttgtACATATACATACTTTGTTGTATGTGACTTGCCAATTGTGACGGAACAATTAAGCAGTGATGACAGAATATATTTAAGCTGGAGAATATTCACACTTAAATTAATTGTTTACAGATAGAAATAAACATGTTAATGGATAATAAACATAATGATCATTTTAACTTAGACTTCAGTTTGATGAGATTTATGATCCAATACACTTCAACCATGCAATAAAAATCAACAATTACATATTTCTGAAATACTATTACATAGTTAATAATTATTCATTAGAACTGGGTGACTATCTACCTCATATGTAGCTGAAGAGTGAATCATTTGATAGATATGATACAGAAACCTCAGAGAGAAGTACATAGGCTGCCATTGCACATGTTTTTGTACATTTCATGTTACTTGTCCACAAAGTATACACATTTCAGGTGGTGTAGCAGGCCATTGTCCCATAAATATGTACACATCCCATGCTCAGTCTGAGCACTGTATTTTTTTGCTCCTTCCCACATATTAAAGCAAAATAACTATATATTGGTACTTAAGTTTACTGCAAGACTGATCTGCAGATTAATATTAATGTACTCAAAAACAAACCTACATTGTCATATAATGACAGTAAGAGCAAGGCAGACACATTGCATTTGTTTAGTAGCACAAACAGCTCTTTGTTAATATTCTTATATCACCTATCAACTTGTGTTTCTGAATCCCCTGCTACTTATTTTTCTCCTCAGTTATCCCCCTTTTAGGTCAGTAACTAAGAGGGTCATGAATGTGCAATACTAGCTTTGTGACTGTGATCTGTGACAGAGCAATGTATGCCTGTTGACCACCCCAATCAAACCATTGTCATGAGAAATACTGTGTACATCTGCAAAGCCACCATCATCAACACATAACCTGGTACAGAAGCAGGAGCAATAACATCACAAATATATGCCCGACTTTGTGCTGT
This genomic interval carries:
- the INSYN2B gene encoding protein INSYN2B isoform X1; protein product: MGRKETSCLPNVPCDSMEQQTMKVRPVLLKRKSLDSSGLAKQPNQRRNKSQQVRFKEDSTNAIPPHSAELDMKCCVNTLLVNGKTEKPHSRPMCLLAYPHSQKGLQNMAIQTSPSLRKHFPIFKAKKETATKPIDIMSTESSCEQINGDLSEEVIATEISHLTLSDQFEEGLKWVRRRCPVRHTAPKAQSNGPKSECSGLEFVEMLGRMTVSTQVSDNAIESPLEEIEEPNINLQNDPTPETANDNMIEVSLECSEKCKVTIEKPSDICMDLTNACSDSKQAEITCPVKQSKEFLRLKPNVDCKSIITLTPSCNRNVSYCFHSEHQPIDKLQPLSGSASHLNDSQVSKSFINNERLPTSQIDISGLQKNPARSRSGTESSPCLPKSGMQHGTNNESKSKNPGHKAHGEFGSLQGKLHSIEESLQSNQEKIKILLNVIQDLEKARAFSEGRNSYRTGQDLNNCRTCQSTACIIYSVEYDFRQQEGRFLHILKKLDKVEPSPVLAPLPKHELESVITEKQGLRRKTKKVKKKCLWWI
- the INSYN2B gene encoding protein INSYN2B isoform X2, translated to MGRKETSCLPNVPCDSMEQQTMKVRPVLLKRKSLDSSGLAKQPNQRRNKSQQVRFKEDSTNAIPPHSAELDMKCCVNTLLVNGKTEKPHSRPMCLLAYPHSQKGLQNMAIQTSPSLRKHFPIFKAKKETATKPIDIMSTESSCEQINGDLSEEVIATEISHLTLSDQFEEGLKWVRRRCPVRHTAPKAQSNGPKSECSGLEFVEMLGRMTVSTQVSDNAIESPLEEIEEPNINLQNDPTPETANDNMIEVSLECSEKCKVTIEKPSDICMDLTNACSDSKQAEITCPVKQSKEFLRLKPNVDCKSIITLTPSCNRNVSYCFHSEHQPIDKLQPLSGSASHLNDSQVSKSFINNERLPTSQIDISGLQKNPARSRSGTESSPCLPKSGMQHGTNNESKSKNPGHKAHGEFGSLQGKLHSIEESLQSNQEKIKILLNVIQDLEKARAFSEGRNSYRTGQDLNNCRTCQSTACIIYRI